The genomic window CTGTGTAATTCTGAATTTTACTCTTTGTAAACTCAGTGACTGAATTTTACTTCTTTTATTTATATGGTTAATGTTAACATCTTAATTATTCTGCCAATCCATTTGCAAAGTACCCTTTCATCGCTTTTAAAAATTCACCTTTATCTTTGATATTCTGTGTGAAGAAAAATTCTATTCCCATATAATGAGCCACTCCTAATAGAACAGATGATATTATTCTCTTTTCCTCAAAGTTATAGGGAAGATCTTCCATGGTTTTTATATAAAGTTCATCCAAGGAATGGTTATAATCTATAACCATATCTTCAGCTATAAATTCAGACCTTCTTAAGAGCTCATATTTATGAGGTGATCGACCATAAAATTCCAGCAATAGATAGAGAAATAGTATATGGGTCTCATTTTCAGAAAAATTATTCTGAATATTGTCTTTTAGAAAATGGAGAGTTGTTCTCTTTAAATTTTCAACAATCTCCCTCAAAAATATCTCTTTATTTTCATAGAAGTGGTAAAAGCTTCCTACACCTATCTGAGCTTCTCCAGCAATATCATTTATGGTAACTTTATAATAATTTGTCTCGCCAAAAAGTTTTTCTCCAACTTCTAAAAGTTTGTGTTTTTTATTGCCACTATTGAACAAAACTCTCAAATAAAAATCCATATCTTCAAAAGTTTCTACTTTTAGATCACTCTCATTAAAAAAACCATGGAGTAAGATCCGAGCTAAAAACTTTTCATCTATCTCGAGGCCTCTTTTTACAAAATTAACATTGATATATCTTATACCTGACATTATGAAAAGGTATTCTAACTCCTTTAGTTCTCTTCCATAAACAGTTTTTAGTGCTTCTATATAAACTTTTCTGAGTTTTTGTTCATACTCTATAAATTTATACTGTCCTTCACGATAAACCCTAATAAGGGGAAATTCTTTCTTGGTTATATCAAAGTTTAAAAGGATAA from Psychrilyobacter atlanticus DSM 19335 includes these protein-coding regions:
- a CDS encoding TetR/AcrR family transcriptional regulator, which gives rise to MKKKTKQKIIDSAIDLFSKDSYGKVSIAQICKNAKISNGIIYNYFRNKEELFTYLLEETSNRIEEQFKSIEGDNLQARMENFILLNFDITKKEFPLIRVYREGQYKFIEYEQKLRKVYIEALKTVYGRELKELEYLFIMSGIRYINVNFVKRGLEIDEKFLARILLHGFFNESDLKVETFEDMDFYLRVLFNSGNKKHKLLEVGEKLFGETNYYKVTINDIAGEAQIGVGSFYHFYENKEIFLREIVENLKRTTLHFLKDNIQNNFSENETHILFLYLLLEFYGRSPHKYELLRRSEFIAEDMVIDYNHSLDELYIKTMEDLPYNFEEKRIISSVLLGVAHYMGIEFFFTQNIKDKGEFLKAMKGYFANGLAE